In the genome of Pieris napi chromosome 16, ilPieNapi1.2, whole genome shotgun sequence, one region contains:
- the LOC125057044 gene encoding tubulin alpha chain — MRECISVHVGQAGVQIGNACWELYCLEHGIQPDGQMPTDKTIGGGDDSFNTFFSETGAGKHVPRAVFVDLEPTVVDEVRTGTYRQLFHPEQLITGKEDAANNYARGHYTIGKEIVDLVLDRIRKLADQCTGLQGFLIFHSFGGGTGSGFTSLLMERLSVDYGKKSKLEFAIYPAPQVSTAVVEPYNSILTTHTTLEHSDCAFMVDNEAIYDICRRNLDIERPTYTNLNRLIGQIVSSITASLRFDGALNVDLTEFQTNLVPYPRIHFPLVTYAPVISAEKAYHEQLSVAEITNACFEPANQMVKCDPRHGKYMACCMLYRGDVVPKDVNAAIATIKTKRTIQFVDWCPTGFKVGINYQPPTVVPGGDLAKVQRAVCMLSNTTAIAEAWARLDHKFDLMYAKRAFVHWYVGEGMEEGEFSEAREDLAALEKDYEEVGMDSAEGEGEGAEEY, encoded by the exons ATG CGTGAATGTATCTCAGTCCACGTTGGTCAAGCGGGAGTCCAGATCGGTAATGCCTGCTGGGAGCTGTATTGCCTTGAGCATGGCATCCAGCCTGATGGTCAGATGCCCACAGACAAAACCATTGGTGGTGGTGATGACTCTTTCAACACTTTCTTCAGTGAGACCGGAGCCGGCAAGCACGTCCCCAGGGCTGTGTTTGTTGACTTGGAGCCTACAGTAGTTG ATGAGGTTCGCACAGGCACATACAGACAGTTGTTTCATCCAGAACAACTTATCACTGGTAAGGAAGATGCTGCCAACAACTACGCGCGTGGTCACTACACAATCGGAAAGGAAATCGTAGACCTAGTCCTTGACAGAATCCGCAAGCTTGCTGACCAGTGCACTGGTCTTCAGGGTTTCCTTATCTTCCACTCATTCGGAGGAGGCACTGGATCTGGTTTCACATCTCTTCTTATGGAGCGTCTCTCAGTGGACTACGGAAAGAAGTCTAAGCTTGAGTTCGCTATCTACCCAGCTCCCCAAGTCTCCACTGCTGTTGTTGAACCCTACAACTCCATCCTCACCACCCACACCACCCTGGAGCACTCAGACTGTGCCTTCATGGTCGACAATGAAGCTATCTACGACATCTGCAGACGTAACTTGGACATTGAACGCCCAACATACACTAACCTGAACAGGCTTATCGGTCAAATCGTTTCTTCAATTACGGCCTCCCTGCGTTTCGACGGCGCACTCAACGTCGATCTTACCGAGTTCCAGACCAACTTGGTCCCCTACCCACGTATCCACTTCCCGTTGGTCACCTACGCCCCAGTCATCTCTGCTGAGAAGGCGTACCACGAACAGTTGTCGGTTGCCGAAATCACCAACGCTTGCTTTGAGCCCGCAAACCAGATGGTAAAATGCGACCCCCGTCACGGCAAATACATGGCTTGCTGCATGTTGTACCGTGGTGACGTCGTTCCTAAGGACGTAAACGCTGCCATTGCTACCATCAAGACCAAGCGCACCATTCAGTTTGTAGACTGGTGTCCTACCGGTTTCAAGGTTGGTATTAACTACCAGCCACCCACTGTTGTTCCTGGTGGTGACTTGGCCAAGGTACAGCGTGCCGTGTGCATGTTGTCTAACACCACTGCCATCGCTGAGGCTTGGGCTCGTTTGGACCACAAGTTCGACCTTATGTACGCCAAGCGTGCTTTCGTCCACTGGTACGTCGGTGAGGGTATGGAGGAGGGAGAGTTCTCCGAGGCCCGTGAGGACTTGGCAGCTCTTGAGAAGGACTACGAAGAGGTCGGTATGGACTCTGCTGAGGGAGAAGGCGAGGGTGCTGAAGAgtactaa
- the LOC125057312 gene encoding trypsin-like isoform X6 gives MLCTYFILILFGLSQAQDYSEELQIVDLTKLNDTLSTNHRIIGGQPVNIEKYPYTVQVLLNGGLTCGGSLLSTSHVLTSAHCFFAQNGQMLRPSQLSVRLGSTMQGSGGTVVSVSRFIIHENYNIPIRNNDIGILVLSRRVTLSNQISLAFIPQQGNMVPDRAPVTYVGWGQTNVNVPVGSTVLNEVHVQNINLTICSIRYNQLSQLTGQTYIVTNDMLCAGILDVGQKDACQGDSGGPVIYNGVVVGITSWGYSCGHPSYPGVNSRVSSYTTWITRTVTASRRRAPTH, from the exons ATGTtgtgtacatattttatattaatcttATTTGGCCTGT CACAAGCACAGGACTATTCCGAGGAGCTTCAAATCGTTGACTTGACCAAATTAAATGACACTCTATCAACTAACCATAGGATTATTGGAGGACAACCagttaatatagaaaaatatccaTATACAGTGCAG GTTCTTCTAAACGGTGGTTTAACATGTGGCGGTTCACTCCTGTCCACTTCACATGTTCTCACTTCGGCACACTGCTTTTTTGCTCA AAATGGTCAAATGCTGAGACCTTCGCAGTTGAGTGTACGCTTAGGGTCCACAATGCAAGGTTCAG GTGGAACAGTAGTGAGTGTATCGAGATTTATAATTCacgaaaattataatataccaATACGGAATAACGACATTGGAATATTGGTTCTGTCTCGTCGCGTGACGCTAAGCAATCAAATCTCTCTGGCATTTATTCCTCAGCAAGGGAATATGGTGCCAGATAGAGCTCCTGTTACATATGTTGGATGGGGACAGACTAAT GTAAATGTGCCCGTCGGCTCAACAGTTCTCAATGAAGTGCATGTACAAAATATCAACCTGACGATTTGCTCCATAAGGTACAATCAGCTGAGTCAATTGACGGGGCAGACTTATATAGTCACCAACGACATGCTTTGCGCAGGAATCCTTGATGTTGGAC aaaaagaCGCGTGCCAGGGCGATAGCGGAGGACCTGTAATATACAATGGGGTTGTAGTGGGCATAACATCATGGGGATACAGCTGTGGGCACCCAAGTTACCCAGGAGTTAACTCCAGGGTCTCTAGCTATACAACATGGATTACCCGAACG GTGACCGCGTCACGACGCCGCGCGCCCACGCACTGA
- the LOC125057312 gene encoding trypsin-like isoform X3: MLCTYFILILFGLSQAQDYSEELQIVDLTKLNDTVSTGHRIIGGQPVNIERYPYTVQVLLNRGLTCGGSLLSTSHVLTSAHCFFAQNGQMVRPSQLSVRLGSTMQGSGGTVVSVSRFVIHENYNIPIRNNDIGILFLSRRVTLSNQISLAFIPQQGNMVPDRAPVTFVGWGQTNVNVPAGSTVLNEVHVQNINLTICSIRYNQLSQLMGQAYIVTNDMLCAGILDVGQKDACLGDSGGPVIYNGVVVGITSWGYSCGHPNYPRVNSRVSSYTTWITRTMRGSAITSAGSLKMIIVFMLCSILYSY; encoded by the exons ATGTtgtgtacatattttatattaatcttATTTGGCCTGT CACAAGCACAGGACTATTCAGAGGAGCTTCAAATCGTTGACTTAACCAAATTAAATGACACTGTTTCAACTGGCCATAGGATTATTGGAGGACAACCAGTTAATATAGAAAGATATCCATATACAGTGCAG gtTCTTCTGAACCGTGGTTTAACATGCGGCGGTTCACTCCTGTCCACTTCACATGTTCTCACTTCGGCACACTGCTTTTTTGCTCA AAATGGTCAAATGGTGAGACCTTCGCAGTTGAGTGTACGATTAGGGTCCACAATGCAAGGTTCAG GTGGAACAGTAGTGAGTGTATCCAGATTTGTAATTCacgaaaattataatataccaATACGGAATAACGACATTGGAATATTGTTTCTGTCTCGTCGCGTGACGCTAAGCAATCAAATCTCTCTGGCCTTTATTCCTCAACAAGGGAATATGGTGCCAGATAGAGCTCCTGTTACATTTGTTGGATGGGGACAGACTAAT GTAAATGTGCCCGCCGGCTCAACAGTTCTCAACGAAGTGCATGTACAAAATATCAACCTGACAATTTGCTCCATAAGGTACAATCAGCTGAGTCAATTGATGGGGCAGGCTTACATAGTCACTAACGACATGCTTTGCGCAGGAATCCTTGATGTTGGAC AAAAAGACGCGTGCCTGGGCGATAGCGGAGGCCCCGTAATATACAATGGGGTTGTAGTGGGCATAACATCATGGGGATACAGCTGTGGGCACCCAAACTACCCACGAGTCAACTCCAGGGTCTCTAGCTATACAACATGGATTACCCGAACG ATGAGAGGATCAGCAATAACCAGTGCCGGTtcattaaaaatgatcatcGTATTTATGCTATGTAGTATATTATACAGTTATTAA
- the LOC125057312 gene encoding trypsin-like isoform X5: MLCTYFILILFGLSQAQDYSEELQIVDLTKLNDTLSTNHRIIGGQPVNIEKYPYTVQVLLNGGLTCGGSLLSTSHVLTSAHCFFAQNGQMLRPSQLSVRLGSTMQGSGGTVVSVSRFIIHENYNIPIRNNDIGILVLSRRVTLSNQISLAFIPQQGNMVPDRAPVTYVGWGQTNVNVPVGSTVLNEVHVQNINLTICSIRYNQLSQLTGQTYIVTNDMLCAGILDVGQKDACQGDSGGPVIYNGVVVGITSWGYSCGHPSYPGVNSRVSSYTTWITRTVQVTASRRRAPTH; this comes from the exons ATGTtgtgtacatattttatattaatcttATTTGGCCTGT CACAAGCACAGGACTATTCCGAGGAGCTTCAAATCGTTGACTTGACCAAATTAAATGACACTCTATCAACTAACCATAGGATTATTGGAGGACAACCagttaatatagaaaaatatccaTATACAGTGCAG GTTCTTCTAAACGGTGGTTTAACATGTGGCGGTTCACTCCTGTCCACTTCACATGTTCTCACTTCGGCACACTGCTTTTTTGCTCA AAATGGTCAAATGCTGAGACCTTCGCAGTTGAGTGTACGCTTAGGGTCCACAATGCAAGGTTCAG GTGGAACAGTAGTGAGTGTATCGAGATTTATAATTCacgaaaattataatataccaATACGGAATAACGACATTGGAATATTGGTTCTGTCTCGTCGCGTGACGCTAAGCAATCAAATCTCTCTGGCATTTATTCCTCAGCAAGGGAATATGGTGCCAGATAGAGCTCCTGTTACATATGTTGGATGGGGACAGACTAAT GTAAATGTGCCCGTCGGCTCAACAGTTCTCAATGAAGTGCATGTACAAAATATCAACCTGACGATTTGCTCCATAAGGTACAATCAGCTGAGTCAATTGACGGGGCAGACTTATATAGTCACCAACGACATGCTTTGCGCAGGAATCCTTGATGTTGGAC aaaaagaCGCGTGCCAGGGCGATAGCGGAGGACCTGTAATATACAATGGGGTTGTAGTGGGCATAACATCATGGGGATACAGCTGTGGGCACCCAAGTTACCCAGGAGTTAACTCCAGGGTCTCTAGCTATACAACATGGATTACCCGAACG GTACAGGTGACCGCGTCACGACGCCGCGCGCCCACGCACTGA
- the LOC125057312 gene encoding trypsin-like isoform X2 has translation MLCTYFILILFGLSQAQDYSEELQIVDLTKLNDTLSTNHRIIGGQPVNIEKYPYTVQVLLNGGLTCGGSLLSTSHVLTSAHCFFAQNGQMLRPSQLSVRLGSTMQGSGGTVVSVSRFIIHENYNIPIRNNDIGILVLSRRVTLSNQISLAFIPQQGNMVPDRAPVTYVGWGQTNVNVPVGSTVLNEVHVQNINLTICSIRYNQLSQLTGQTYIVTNDMLCAGILDVGQKDACQGDSGGPVIYNGVVVGITSWGYSCGHPSYPGVNSRVSSYTTWITRTMRGSAITSAGSLKMIIVFMLCSILYSY, from the exons ATGTtgtgtacatattttatattaatcttATTTGGCCTGT CACAAGCACAGGACTATTCCGAGGAGCTTCAAATCGTTGACTTGACCAAATTAAATGACACTCTATCAACTAACCATAGGATTATTGGAGGACAACCagttaatatagaaaaatatccaTATACAGTGCAG GTTCTTCTAAACGGTGGTTTAACATGTGGCGGTTCACTCCTGTCCACTTCACATGTTCTCACTTCGGCACACTGCTTTTTTGCTCA AAATGGTCAAATGCTGAGACCTTCGCAGTTGAGTGTACGCTTAGGGTCCACAATGCAAGGTTCAG GTGGAACAGTAGTGAGTGTATCGAGATTTATAATTCacgaaaattataatataccaATACGGAATAACGACATTGGAATATTGGTTCTGTCTCGTCGCGTGACGCTAAGCAATCAAATCTCTCTGGCATTTATTCCTCAGCAAGGGAATATGGTGCCAGATAGAGCTCCTGTTACATATGTTGGATGGGGACAGACTAAT GTAAATGTGCCCGTCGGCTCAACAGTTCTCAATGAAGTGCATGTACAAAATATCAACCTGACGATTTGCTCCATAAGGTACAATCAGCTGAGTCAATTGACGGGGCAGACTTATATAGTCACCAACGACATGCTTTGCGCAGGAATCCTTGATGTTGGAC aaaaagaCGCGTGCCAGGGCGATAGCGGAGGACCTGTAATATACAATGGGGTTGTAGTGGGCATAACATCATGGGGATACAGCTGTGGGCACCCAAGTTACCCAGGAGTTAACTCCAGGGTCTCTAGCTATACAACATGGATTACCCGAACG atgagAGGATCAGCAATAACCAGTGCCGGGtcattaaaaatgatcatcGTATTTATGCTATGTAGTATATTATACAGTTATTAG
- the LOC125057312 gene encoding trypsin-like isoform X4, whose protein sequence is MLCTYFILVLFGLSQAQDYSEELQIVDLTKLNDTVSTGHRIIGGQPVNIERYPYTVQVLLNRGLTCGGSLLSTSHVLTSAHCFFAQNGQMVRPSQLSVRLGSTMQGSGGTVVSVSRFVIHENYNIPIRNNDIGILFLSRRVTLSNQISLAFIPQQGNMVPDRAPVTFVGWGQTNVNVPAGSTVLNEVHVQNINLTICSIRYNQLSQLMGQAYIVTNDMLCAGILDVGQKDACLGDSGGPVIYNGVVVGITSWGYSCGHPNYPRVNSRVSSYTTWITRTMRGSAITSAGSLKMIIVFMLCSILYSY, encoded by the exons ATGTtgtgtacatattttatattagtctTATTTGGCCTGT CACAAGCACAGGACTATTCAGAGGAGCTTCAAATCGTTGACTTAACCAAATTAAATGACACTGTTTCAACTGGCCATAGGATTATTGGAGGACAACCAGTTAATATAGAAAGATATCCATATACAGTGCAG gtTCTTCTGAACCGTGGTTTAACATGCGGCGGTTCACTCCTGTCCACTTCACATGTTCTCACTTCGGCACACTGCTTTTTTGCTCA AAATGGTCAAATGGTGAGACCTTCGCAGTTGAGTGTACGATTAGGGTCCACAATGCAAGGTTCAG GTGGAACAGTAGTGAGTGTATCCAGATTTGTAATTCacgaaaattataatataccaATACGGAATAACGACATTGGAATATTGTTTCTGTCTCGTCGCGTGACGCTAAGCAATCAAATCTCTCTGGCCTTTATTCCTCAACAAGGGAATATGGTGCCAGATAGAGCTCCTGTTACATTTGTTGGATGGGGACAGACTAAT GTAAATGTGCCCGCCGGCTCAACAGTTCTCAACGAAGTGCATGTACAAAATATCAACCTGACAATTTGCTCCATAAGGTACAATCAGCTGAGTCAATTGATGGGGCAGGCTTACATAGTCACTAACGACATGCTTTGCGCAGGAATCCTTGATGTTGGAC AAAAAGACGCGTGCCTGGGCGATAGCGGAGGCCCCGTAATATACAATGGGGTTGTAGTGGGCATAACATCATGGGGATACAGCTGTGGGCACCCAAACTACCCACGAGTCAACTCCAGGGTCTCTAGCTATACAACATGGATTACCCGAACG ATGAGAGGATCAGCAATAACCAGTGCCGGTtcattaaaaatgatcatcGTATTTATGCTATGTAGTATATTATACAGTTATTAA
- the LOC125057312 gene encoding trypsin-like isoform X1, producing the protein MTYILQPVVCQKWQDCNLFLSQAQDYSEELQIVDLTKLNDTVSTGHRIIGGQPVNIERYPYTVQVLLNRGLTCGGSLLSTSHVLTSAHCFFAQNGQMVRPSQLSVRLGSTMQGSGGTVVSVSRFVIHENYNIPIRNNDIGILFLSRRVTLSNQISLAFIPQQGNMVPDRAPVTFVGWGQTNVNVPAGSTVLNEVHVQNINLTICSIRYNQLSQLMGQAYIVTNDMLCAGILDVGQKDACLGDSGGPVIYNGVVVGITSWGYSCGHPNYPRVNSRVSSYTTWITRTMRGSAITSAGSLKMIIVFMLCSILYSY; encoded by the exons ATGACATACATACTCCAGCCTGTCGTTTGCCAAAAATGGCAAGATTGTAACTTGTTTCTGT CACAAGCACAGGACTATTCAGAGGAGCTTCAAATCGTTGACTTAACCAAATTAAATGACACTGTTTCAACTGGCCATAGGATTATTGGAGGACAACCAGTTAATATAGAAAGATATCCATATACAGTGCAG gtTCTTCTGAACCGTGGTTTAACATGCGGCGGTTCACTCCTGTCCACTTCACATGTTCTCACTTCGGCACACTGCTTTTTTGCTCA AAATGGTCAAATGGTGAGACCTTCGCAGTTGAGTGTACGATTAGGGTCCACAATGCAAGGTTCAG GTGGAACAGTAGTGAGTGTATCCAGATTTGTAATTCacgaaaattataatataccaATACGGAATAACGACATTGGAATATTGTTTCTGTCTCGTCGCGTGACGCTAAGCAATCAAATCTCTCTGGCCTTTATTCCTCAACAAGGGAATATGGTGCCAGATAGAGCTCCTGTTACATTTGTTGGATGGGGACAGACTAAT GTAAATGTGCCCGCCGGCTCAACAGTTCTCAACGAAGTGCATGTACAAAATATCAACCTGACAATTTGCTCCATAAGGTACAATCAGCTGAGTCAATTGATGGGGCAGGCTTACATAGTCACTAACGACATGCTTTGCGCAGGAATCCTTGATGTTGGAC AAAAAGACGCGTGCCTGGGCGATAGCGGAGGCCCCGTAATATACAATGGGGTTGTAGTGGGCATAACATCATGGGGATACAGCTGTGGGCACCCAAACTACCCACGAGTCAACTCCAGGGTCTCTAGCTATACAACATGGATTACCCGAACG ATGAGAGGATCAGCAATAACCAGTGCCGGTtcattaaaaatgatcatcGTATTTATGCTATGTAGTATATTATACAGTTATTAA